The Streptomyces sp. Je 1-332 genome has a window encoding:
- the dut gene encoding dUTP diphosphatase, which yields MTPVPRPELDVLIRRVDSEVPLPSYAQPGDAGADLRTTEACELAPGERTVLPTGVSVALPEGYAAFVHPRSGLAARCGVALVNAPGTVDAGYRGEIKVIVVNLDPRERVRFERFDRIAQLVVQQVEKVRFHEVAELPDSARAEGGFGSTGGHAAVGAGSGENTGGNRYASVVSDREGQ from the coding sequence GTGACCCCCGTACCCCGCCCGGAGCTCGACGTCCTGATCCGTCGCGTCGACTCCGAGGTACCACTGCCCTCGTACGCGCAGCCCGGCGACGCCGGAGCGGATCTGCGGACCACCGAAGCGTGCGAACTCGCCCCGGGCGAGCGGACGGTACTGCCCACGGGGGTGTCTGTCGCGCTGCCGGAGGGGTACGCGGCCTTCGTGCACCCGCGGTCCGGTCTCGCCGCCCGCTGCGGTGTCGCCCTGGTGAATGCCCCAGGGACGGTGGATGCCGGGTACCGTGGAGAGATCAAGGTGATCGTGGTGAATCTCGACCCGCGCGAGCGCGTGCGGTTCGAGCGCTTCGACCGGATTGCCCAACTGGTCGTCCAGCAGGTCGAGAAGGTGCGCTTCCACGAGGTGGCGGAGCTTCCCGACTCGGCGCGGGCCGAGGGGGGCTTCGGGTCCACCGGCGGCCATGCCGCCGTGGGCGCCGGCTCGGGTGAAAACACGGGTGGGAATCGATACGCATCGGTCGTATCTGACCGGGAAGGACAGTGA
- a CDS encoding ferrochelatase: protein MSDALDASPYDALLLLSFGGPEGPDDVVPFLENVTRGRGIPKERLKEVGQHYFLFGGVSPINDQNRALLDALRKDFADHGLDLPVYWGNRNWAPYLTDTLRELVRDGHRRVLVLATSAYASYSGCRQYRENLADSLAVLASEGLDVPRVDKLRHYFNHPGFVRPMIDGVLKSLADLPGDVRDGAHLAFTTHSIPTAAADTSGRVEDHGDGGAYVAEHLDVARLIADAVREETGVEHPWELVYQSRSGAPHIPWLEPDICDHLEERQAAGAPAVVMVPIGFVSDHMEVLYDLDTEAEAKAAELGLPVRRSATVGADPRFAAAVRELVLERSATENGREIAPCALGALGASHDLCPVGCCPARAPKPAAAGADSPYA, encoded by the coding sequence ATGTCCGACGCGCTCGATGCCTCTCCCTATGACGCCCTGCTGCTGCTCTCGTTCGGCGGCCCCGAGGGCCCCGACGACGTGGTCCCGTTCCTGGAGAACGTGACGCGGGGCCGCGGCATCCCCAAGGAGCGGCTCAAGGAGGTGGGGCAGCACTACTTCCTGTTCGGCGGGGTCAGCCCGATCAACGACCAGAACCGCGCCCTGCTGGACGCCCTGCGCAAGGACTTCGCCGACCACGGCCTCGACCTGCCGGTCTACTGGGGCAACCGCAACTGGGCGCCCTATCTGACCGACACCCTGCGCGAGCTCGTCCGGGACGGCCACCGCCGTGTACTCGTGCTCGCGACCAGTGCGTACGCGTCGTACTCGGGCTGCCGCCAGTACAGGGAGAACCTCGCCGACTCCCTCGCCGTGCTCGCCTCCGAGGGCCTAGATGTGCCGCGCGTCGACAAGCTCCGGCACTACTTCAACCACCCCGGTTTCGTCCGCCCCATGATCGACGGGGTCCTGAAGTCCCTGGCCGACCTCCCCGGTGACGTCCGCGACGGGGCGCACCTCGCCTTCACGACGCACTCCATCCCGACCGCGGCCGCCGACACGTCGGGTCGCGTCGAGGACCACGGGGACGGCGGCGCGTATGTCGCGGAGCACCTGGACGTGGCCCGGCTCATCGCCGACGCGGTGCGCGAGGAGACCGGCGTCGAACACCCCTGGGAGCTCGTCTACCAGTCGCGCAGCGGCGCCCCGCACATCCCGTGGCTGGAGCCGGACATCTGCGATCACCTGGAGGAGCGGCAGGCGGCGGGCGCGCCCGCCGTGGTGATGGTCCCGATCGGTTTCGTGTCGGACCACATGGAGGTCCTGTACGACCTCGACACCGAGGCCGAGGCCAAGGCCGCGGAGCTGGGCCTGCCCGTCCGCCGCTCGGCCACGGTCGGCGCCGACCCGCGGTTCGCCGCCGCGGTGCGGGAGCTCGTCCTGGAGCGCTCGGCCACGGAGAACGGGCGCGAGATCGCGCCCTGCGCCCTCGGTGCGCTCGGCGCGAGCCACGACCTGTGCCCGGTGGGCTGCTGCCCGGCGCGCGCCCCGAAGCCCGCGGCCGCGGGCGCTGACAGCCCGTACGCGTAA
- a CDS encoding response regulator transcription factor, which produces MRVLVVEDEQLLADAVATGLRREAMAVDVVYDGAAALERIGVNDYDVVVLDRDLPLVHGDDVCRKIVELGMPTRVLMLTASGDVSDRVEGLEIGADDYLPKPFAFSELTARVRALGRRTSVPLPPVLERAGIKLDPNRREIFRDGKEIQLAPKEFAVLEVLLRSEGAVVSAEQLLEKAWDENTDPFTNVVRVTVMTLRRKLGEPAVIVTVPGSGYRI; this is translated from the coding sequence GTGCGCGTACTCGTCGTCGAGGACGAGCAGCTGCTCGCCGATGCGGTGGCCACCGGACTGCGCCGGGAGGCCATGGCCGTCGACGTCGTGTACGACGGAGCGGCCGCCCTGGAGCGCATCGGGGTCAATGACTACGACGTCGTGGTGCTCGACCGGGACCTCCCGCTCGTGCACGGGGACGACGTCTGCCGCAAGATCGTCGAGCTCGGCATGCCGACCCGCGTCCTGATGCTCACCGCGTCCGGCGACGTCAGCGACCGCGTCGAGGGCCTGGAGATCGGCGCCGACGACTACCTCCCCAAGCCCTTCGCGTTCAGCGAGCTCACGGCACGCGTGCGTGCCCTCGGCCGGCGTACGAGCGTGCCGCTGCCGCCCGTCCTGGAGCGCGCCGGGATCAAGCTCGACCCGAACCGCCGCGAGATCTTCCGCGACGGCAAGGAGATCCAGCTCGCGCCCAAGGAGTTCGCCGTCCTCGAAGTGCTGCTGCGCAGCGAGGGCGCCGTCGTCTCCGCCGAGCAGCTCCTGGAGAAGGCCTGGGACGAGAACACCGACCCGTTCACGAACGTGGTCCGGGTGACCGTCATGACCCTGCGGCGAAAGCTCGGCGAGCCCGCCGTCATCGTGACGGTGCCCGGCTCCGGCTACCGGATCTGA
- a CDS encoding PaaI family thioesterase produces MSGTSAALTPPADAIAPVRHPDAPAPGELIGAHYEHCFGCGEGQAHGLHLAAYAGEGVGVTAEFTVREAHQGAPGLAHGGVLATALDETLGSLNWLLRVIAVTGRLETDFVRPVPLGTVLFLEAEVTAVSGRKIYSRATGRIGGPEGPVAVRATALFIEVKVDHFIENGRPEEIRAAMDDPDQIRRARAFEVNP; encoded by the coding sequence GTGAGTGGTACTTCAGCAGCTCTGACGCCCCCGGCCGACGCAATAGCGCCCGTCCGCCACCCCGACGCGCCCGCCCCTGGCGAGCTCATCGGAGCCCACTACGAGCACTGTTTCGGCTGCGGCGAAGGGCAGGCCCACGGGCTGCACCTCGCGGCGTACGCCGGTGAAGGTGTGGGCGTCACCGCCGAGTTCACCGTCCGGGAGGCCCACCAGGGTGCTCCGGGTCTCGCGCACGGCGGAGTGCTCGCCACCGCGCTCGACGAGACGCTCGGCTCGCTGAACTGGCTGCTGCGGGTGATCGCCGTGACCGGTCGGCTCGAGACCGACTTCGTACGGCCCGTGCCGCTGGGCACCGTGCTCTTCCTCGAGGCCGAGGTGACCGCCGTCTCCGGACGGAAGATCTACTCCCGGGCCACCGGGCGGATCGGCGGCCCCGAGGGGCCCGTCGCCGTCCGTGCCACGGCCCTGTTCATCGAGGTCAAGGTCGACCACTTCATCGAGAACGGCCGCCCGGAGGAGATCCGGGCCGCCATGGACGACCCGGACCAGATCCGCCGCGCACGTGCCTTCGAGGTGAACCCGTGA
- a CDS encoding DUF4193 domain-containing protein: MATDYDTPRKTDDDVNEDSIEELKARRNDKSTSAVDVDEFEAAEGLELPGADLSNEELAVRVLPKQQDEFTCMSCFLVHHRSQLAKEKNGQPICRDCD; the protein is encoded by the coding sequence ATGGCAACGGACTACGACACCCCACGCAAGACCGACGATGACGTCAATGAGGACAGCATCGAGGAACTGAAGGCGCGGCGGAACGACAAGTCGACCTCGGCAGTGGACGTCGACGAGTTCGAGGCCGCAGAGGGCCTCGAACTGCCCGGCGCGGACCTGTCGAACGAGGAGCTCGCCGTACGGGTGCTCCCGAAGCAGCAGGACGAGTTCACCTGCATGAGCTGCTTCCTGGTGCACCACCGCAGCCAGCTGGCCAAGGAGAAGAACGGCCAGCCGATCTGCCGCGACTGCGACTAG
- the kdpF gene encoding K(+)-transporting ATPase subunit F, with the protein MTAENIVGLVVAVSLLGYLVLALVFPERF; encoded by the coding sequence GTGACTGCCGAGAACATCGTCGGTCTCGTCGTGGCCGTATCCCTGCTGGGCTATCTCGTCCTCGCTCTCGTGTTCCCGGAGAGGTTCTGA
- a CDS encoding inositol monophosphatase family protein, producing the protein MTDLKAELLGVALEAAHRAGAFLRDGRPDDLGVAATKTSAVDVVTEMDIASEKLITDFFAERRPDDGVLGEEGASSEGSSGVQWVIDPIDGTVNYLYGRPDWSVSIAARKDGETLVGVVHAPMRGETYRAVLGEGAFVNDKPAHARPAPPFEQALIGTGFGYIAQRRVRQAEVARQLIPLVRDIRRGGSAAIDLCDVALGRLDAYYERGLNPWDFAAGDLVAREAGALTGGRPGEAPSGELAIAAPPGLFEDLQGRLEELGAWHD; encoded by the coding sequence GTGACCGACCTCAAGGCAGAACTCCTCGGCGTCGCCCTGGAGGCCGCACACCGCGCAGGGGCCTTTCTGCGCGACGGGCGCCCCGACGACCTGGGCGTGGCCGCCACCAAGACCAGCGCGGTCGACGTCGTCACCGAGATGGACATCGCCTCCGAGAAGCTGATCACCGACTTCTTCGCCGAGCGCAGGCCGGACGACGGCGTGCTGGGCGAGGAGGGCGCGAGCTCCGAGGGCAGCAGCGGCGTCCAATGGGTGATCGACCCGATCGACGGCACCGTCAACTACCTGTACGGGCGCCCGGACTGGTCCGTGTCCATCGCCGCCCGCAAGGACGGCGAGACGCTGGTCGGCGTGGTGCACGCCCCGATGCGCGGGGAGACCTACCGAGCCGTCCTCGGAGAGGGCGCTTTCGTCAACGACAAGCCGGCGCACGCCCGCCCGGCGCCCCCGTTCGAGCAGGCCCTCATCGGCACGGGGTTCGGGTACATCGCGCAGCGCCGCGTCCGCCAGGCCGAGGTGGCCCGACAGCTGATCCCGCTGGTCCGGGACATCCGCCGCGGCGGCTCGGCGGCGATCGACCTGTGCGACGTCGCGCTCGGCCGCCTCGACGCGTACTACGAGCGCGGCCTCAACCCGTGGGACTTCGCGGCCGGTGACCTCGTCGCGCGGGAGGCGGGCGCCCTGACCGGTGGACGCCCCGGAGAGGCTCCCTCGGGGGAGCTGGCCATCGCCGCCCCGCCCGGCCTCTTCGAGGACCTGCAGGGCCGCCTGGAGGAGCTCGGCGCCTGGCACGACTGA
- a CDS encoding HAMP domain-containing sensor histidine kinase, whose protein sequence is MAATPAPPAAPPKPTWDPRKAEPPFPWLRPTIRIRLTLLYGGMFLIAGILLLSIIYLLAAQALNVGSDLPFKIVSGQVASDKCNFPSSPSAGELNDAMNACVNEQRQHALDNLLSRSLLALLGLAVIAFAFGYAMAGRVLSPLGRITRTARRVAGTDLSRRIELDGPDDELKELSDTFDEMLDRLERAFTAQQRFVGNASHELRTPLAINRTLLEVHLSDPGAPAELQQLGKTLLATNERSEQLVEGLLLLARSDNQIVERKPVDLAEVADRAVDQVRAEADAKGVQIRGERGAAVVQGNGVLLERIALNLVQNAVRYNVADEGWVEVTTEAQHGQAVLVVSNTGPVVPAYEIDNLFEPFRRLRTERTGSDKGVGLGLSIARSVARAHGGRIIAEPREGGGLVMRVTLPL, encoded by the coding sequence GTGGCCGCGACCCCGGCGCCGCCAGCTGCGCCCCCGAAACCCACCTGGGACCCCAGGAAGGCCGAACCACCCTTTCCGTGGCTGCGCCCCACCATCCGCATACGGCTCACGCTGCTGTACGGCGGCATGTTCCTGATCGCCGGCATCCTGCTGCTCTCGATCATCTACCTGCTGGCCGCGCAGGCCCTGAACGTGGGCAGCGACCTGCCGTTCAAGATCGTCTCCGGCCAGGTGGCCAGCGACAAGTGCAACTTCCCGAGCTCGCCGTCGGCCGGTGAGCTCAACGACGCCATGAACGCCTGCGTCAACGAACAGCGCCAGCACGCCCTGGACAACCTCCTGAGCCGCTCGCTGCTCGCCCTGCTCGGGCTCGCCGTAATCGCCTTCGCCTTCGGTTACGCGATGGCGGGCCGGGTTCTGTCGCCGCTGGGCCGCATCACGCGCACCGCGCGCAGGGTGGCGGGCACGGACCTGTCCCGGCGCATCGAACTGGACGGGCCCGACGACGAGTTGAAGGAGCTCTCGGACACCTTCGACGAGATGCTCGACCGCCTGGAGCGGGCCTTCACCGCCCAGCAGCGGTTCGTCGGCAACGCGTCGCACGAGCTGCGCACCCCGCTGGCGATCAACCGCACGCTGCTCGAGGTGCACCTCTCCGACCCGGGAGCGCCCGCCGAGCTCCAGCAGCTCGGCAAGACGCTCCTCGCGACCAACGAACGCAGCGAGCAGCTCGTGGAGGGCCTGCTGCTGCTCGCCCGCAGCGACAACCAGATCGTGGAGCGCAAGCCGGTCGACCTCGCCGAGGTCGCCGACCGCGCCGTCGACCAGGTGCGGGCCGAGGCCGACGCGAAGGGTGTGCAGATCCGCGGGGAGCGTGGCGCGGCCGTCGTGCAGGGCAACGGCGTCCTCCTGGAGCGGATCGCCCTGAACCTCGTCCAGAACGCCGTCAGGTACAACGTGGCGGACGAGGGCTGGGTCGAGGTCACCACGGAGGCCCAGCACGGCCAGGCGGTCCTCGTGGTGTCGAACACGGGCCCCGTGGTGCCCGCGTACGAGATCGACAACCTCTTCGAGCCGTTCCGGCGGCTGCGGACCGAGCGCACGGGCAGCGACAAGGGCGTGGGACTCGGCCTGTCGATCGCCCGGTCGGTGGCGCGGGCCCACGGGGGCCGTATCATCGCGGAGCCGCGCGAGGGGGGAGGGCTCGTGATGCGAGTCACCCTTCCTCTCTGA
- a CDS encoding DUF3093 domain-containing protein translates to MQPYEERLTAPRSWWLVSLLVGVATALIMVPFGTLPLLGGLVAGTAVAAVVTSSYGSPRIRVVAGSLVAGDAKIPVSALGEPVVLDAEEARAWRGPKADPRAFMLLRAYIPTALRVEITDPQDPTPYVYVSTRHPEALAAALTAVRAS, encoded by the coding sequence ATGCAGCCTTACGAAGAACGCCTGACGGCGCCCCGTTCCTGGTGGCTCGTCTCGCTCCTGGTCGGTGTCGCGACAGCGCTCATCATGGTGCCCTTCGGCACTCTGCCCCTGCTCGGCGGCCTGGTCGCCGGGACGGCGGTCGCCGCGGTCGTCACCAGCTCGTACGGCTCCCCCCGGATCCGCGTGGTGGCGGGCTCGCTCGTCGCGGGCGACGCGAAGATCCCGGTCTCCGCCCTGGGCGAGCCGGTGGTACTCGACGCCGAGGAGGCGCGCGCCTGGCGCGGCCCGAAGGCCGACCCGCGCGCCTTCATGCTGCTGCGCGCCTATATCCCCACGGCGCTGCGCGTCGAGATCACGGACCCGCAGGACCCGACTCCGTACGTGTACGTGTCGACGCGGCACCCCGAGGCGCTCGCGGCGGCGCTGACGGCGGTGCGGGCTTCGTAA
- a CDS encoding DUF3710 domain-containing protein, which translates to MFGRRKKDSAAEDAAGEAEQVVDDSDAADSDDAARSRVRLEPEPRPDGPWDVSEVREPGEGRVDLGGLFVPGVEGMELRVEVAGDAIVAATVVLQDSAIQLQGFAAPKKQGIWGEVREEIASGITQQGGVIDEVEGPLGWELRAQVPVQLPDGTGGVQVVRFIGVDGPRWFLRGVISGQGAVQPQAAGLLEQIFRDTVIVRGDGPMAPRDPIVLKLPDDAQMVAEGGVQQEQQEGSRFSGGMGQLQRGPEITEVR; encoded by the coding sequence GTGTTCGGACGTCGCAAGAAGGACAGTGCCGCCGAGGACGCGGCGGGCGAGGCCGAGCAGGTCGTCGACGACTCCGACGCTGCGGACAGTGATGACGCGGCGCGGTCGCGCGTGAGGCTCGAGCCCGAGCCCCGCCCCGACGGTCCCTGGGACGTCTCGGAGGTCCGGGAGCCCGGTGAGGGCCGCGTGGACCTCGGTGGCCTCTTCGTACCGGGTGTCGAGGGCATGGAGCTGCGCGTGGAGGTCGCCGGTGACGCGATCGTCGCCGCGACCGTCGTGCTCCAGGACAGCGCCATCCAGCTGCAGGGCTTCGCCGCCCCCAAGAAGCAGGGCATCTGGGGCGAGGTCCGCGAGGAGATCGCCTCGGGCATCACGCAGCAGGGCGGTGTCATCGACGAGGTCGAGGGCCCCCTCGGCTGGGAGCTGCGCGCGCAGGTGCCGGTGCAGCTGCCGGACGGCACGGGCGGGGTGCAGGTCGTGCGCTTCATCGGCGTCGACGGCCCGCGCTGGTTCCTGCGCGGGGTCATCTCCGGCCAGGGCGCGGTTCAGCCGCAGGCCGCCGGGCTCCTGGAGCAGATCTTCCGGGACACCGTCATCGTGCGCGGCGACGGCCCGATGGCGCCTCGTGACCCGATCGTCCTGAAGCTGCCGGACGACGCACAGATGGTCGCCGAGGGCGGTGTCCAGCAGGAGCAGCAGGAGGGCTCGCGCTTCTCCGGCGGCATGGGCCAGCTCCAGCGGGGCCCCGAGATCACCGAGGTGCGCTAG
- a CDS encoding D-arabinono-1,4-lactone oxidase → MSTASGTGSGKSTKAWRNWAGNVTSRPAREVTPASVDELSAALRRAKADGLRAKPVGTGHSFTATAATDGLLIRPELLTGIRRIDREAGTVTVEAGTPLKRLNAALAREGLSLTNMGDIMDQTVSGAISTGTHGTGRDSASISAQIMALELVTADGTVLTCSEKENPEVFAAARIGLGALGVISAMTFAVEPVFYLTAREEPMTFDKVTSEFDALHAENEHFEFYWFPHTGNCTTKRNNRSSGPAAPPGRVSAFVEDEILSNGLFQAVNTIGRAVPATIPGIAKISSKALSARTYTDIPYKVFTSPRRVRFMEMEYAVPRAALVETLRELRTMVERSNLRISFPVEIRTAPADDITLSTASGRESAYIAVHMYRGTPYQAYFTAAERIFTAHEGRPHWGKIHTRDAAYFARAYPRFAEFTALRDRLDPDRMFGNDYLRRVLGA, encoded by the coding sequence ATGAGCACGGCATCGGGCACGGGCAGCGGGAAGAGCACGAAAGCCTGGCGTAACTGGGCGGGCAACGTCACCTCCCGCCCCGCGAGGGAGGTCACCCCCGCGTCGGTCGACGAGCTCTCCGCCGCGCTGCGCCGGGCCAAGGCGGACGGCCTCAGGGCGAAACCGGTCGGCACCGGCCACTCCTTCACGGCGACCGCGGCGACCGACGGCCTCCTGATACGCCCCGAACTCCTCACCGGCATCCGCAGAATCGACCGCGAGGCCGGCACCGTCACGGTGGAGGCGGGCACTCCGCTGAAGCGCCTGAACGCGGCCCTCGCGCGCGAGGGCCTGTCGCTCACGAACATGGGCGACATCATGGATCAGACCGTCTCCGGCGCGATCAGCACCGGGACGCACGGCACGGGCCGCGATTCGGCGTCGATCTCCGCGCAGATCATGGCACTTGAGCTGGTCACGGCGGACGGAACGGTCCTCACCTGCTCCGAGAAGGAGAATCCCGAGGTCTTCGCGGCGGCCCGGATCGGCCTCGGCGCACTCGGCGTGATCAGCGCGATGACCTTCGCCGTCGAGCCCGTCTTCTACCTCACCGCCCGTGAGGAGCCGATGACCTTCGACAAGGTCACGAGCGAGTTCGACGCACTCCACGCCGAAAACGAGCACTTCGAGTTCTACTGGTTCCCGCACACCGGCAACTGCACCACCAAGCGCAACAACCGCAGCTCGGGCCCCGCCGCCCCGCCCGGCCGAGTGAGCGCCTTCGTAGAGGACGAGATTCTCTCCAACGGCCTCTTCCAGGCGGTCAACACGATCGGCAGGGCCGTCCCCGCGACGATCCCCGGAATCGCCAAGATCTCCAGCAAGGCGCTCTCCGCCCGCACCTACACGGACATCCCCTACAAGGTCTTCACAAGCCCGCGCCGCGTGCGCTTCATGGAGATGGAGTACGCCGTCCCGCGGGCCGCCCTCGTCGAGACGCTGCGCGAGCTGAGGACGATGGTGGAGCGCTCGAACCTGCGGATCAGCTTCCCCGTGGAGATCCGCACCGCTCCCGCGGACGACATCACGCTCTCCACGGCCTCGGGCCGGGAGAGCGCGTACATCGCCGTCCACATGTACCGGGGCACGCCCTACCAGGCGTACTTCACGGCCGCCGAGCGGATCTTCACCGCCCACGAGGGCCGGCCCCACTGGGGCAAGATCCACACCCGCGACGCCGCCTACTTCGCGCGGGCCTATCCGCGCTTCGCCGAGTTCACGGCCCTGCGCGACCGCCTCGACCCGGACCGCATGTTCGGCAACGACTACCTGCGCCGCGTGCTGGGCGCCTGA
- a CDS encoding MFS transporter: MPSPYRAIFAAPGTKGFSTAGFLGRMPLSMMGIGIVTMVSQLTGRYGLAGALSATVALSAAAIGPQISRLVDRYGQRRVLRPATLASLVAVAGLLLCAKYELPDWTLFAFAALVGFVPSVGSMIRARWAVLYRDTPQLHTAYSFESVVDEVCFIFGPIISIGLSTVWFPEAGPLMAGVFLAVGVFWLTAQRATEPVPHGREHHTKASALRSGGLQVLVATFVATGAIFGSIDVVTVAYAEDHGHKSAASLVLAVYALGSCLAGAAFGLVHFKGAPAPRWLLGVCTTAVSMIPLQLVGNLPFLAVALFIAGLSIAPTMITTMALVEQHVPRAKLTEGMTWVSTGLAVGVALGSSAAGWVIDAAGSDAGYAVPGLSGAVAVAVGFLGYRRLKRPALQRGGTHEHGIGHGQREEHESLA; encoded by the coding sequence GTGCCAAGCCCCTACCGCGCCATCTTCGCCGCCCCCGGCACCAAGGGGTTCTCGACGGCGGGCTTCCTCGGCCGGATGCCCCTGTCGATGATGGGCATCGGCATCGTGACGATGGTGTCCCAGCTGACCGGGCGGTACGGGCTCGCGGGCGCGCTCTCCGCGACCGTGGCGCTCTCGGCCGCCGCGATCGGCCCGCAGATCTCCCGGCTCGTCGACCGGTACGGCCAGCGCCGCGTGCTGCGTCCCGCGACCCTGGCGTCCCTGGTCGCGGTCGCCGGGCTGCTGCTCTGCGCGAAGTACGAACTCCCGGACTGGACGCTCTTCGCCTTCGCCGCCCTCGTCGGCTTTGTGCCGAGCGTGGGCTCGATGATCAGGGCGCGCTGGGCGGTCCTCTACCGGGACACCCCGCAGCTGCACACCGCGTACTCCTTCGAGTCCGTGGTGGACGAGGTCTGCTTCATCTTCGGGCCGATCATCTCGATCGGTCTCTCCACGGTGTGGTTCCCGGAGGCCGGGCCGCTCATGGCCGGGGTGTTCCTCGCCGTGGGTGTGTTCTGGCTGACGGCCCAGCGGGCCACCGAGCCCGTGCCGCACGGCCGTGAACACCACACCAAAGCTTCCGCACTGCGCTCCGGCGGGCTCCAGGTCCTGGTCGCGACCTTCGTGGCGACGGGCGCGATCTTCGGCTCCATCGACGTGGTGACCGTCGCGTACGCGGAGGACCACGGTCACAAGTCGGCGGCCAGCCTCGTGCTCGCCGTCTACGCGCTCGGCTCCTGCCTGGCGGGGGCCGCCTTCGGTCTCGTCCACTTCAAGGGAGCACCCGCGCCGAGGTGGCTGCTGGGTGTCTGTACGACGGCCGTGAGTATGATCCCGCTTCAATTGGTCGGGAACCTTCCGTTTCTGGCCGTGGCGTTGTTCATCGCGGGCCTCTCCATCGCGCCGACCATGATCACGACAATGGCCCTCGTCGAACAGCACGTACCACGCGCGAAGCTGACCGAGGGCATGACCTGGGTGAGCACCGGACTCGCGGTCGGCGTCGCGCTCGGCTCCTCAGCGGCCGGCTGGGTCATCGACGCGGCCGGCTCGGACGCCGGGTACGCGGTCCCCGGTCTGTCCGGGGCCGTCGCGGTGGCGGTCGGGTTCCTTGGGTATCGCCGGCTGAAGAGGCCGGCTTTGCAACGGGGAGGGACCCATGAGCACGGCATCGGGCACGGGCAGCGGGAAGAGCACGAAAGCCTGGCGTAA